The genome window GTAGCCGATGCCTACGTTCCGCAGGAGTATCTGCCAGACCGGCTGAAGGGTTCGGTGTTTTACGAGCCGGGGCCGTTCGGTTTCGAAAAGGACATAGCAAAGCGGCTCGCGTGGTGGGCGGATATCAGGGCCCGTGTGGCCAACGGCGTTCCGAATGGTAACCGCCCTGTGCCAAACGAACAGGAAAAGGAGAAGCGATGAAAAGAAGAATGGTGTTTGCGCTAATGGCGGCGCTGGTCGTCGGAGGTTGTTCTACTCTCGGCCGAGGTGTATTCAGGGAGCCTCTGGTGCGGTTTGGCAGCGTCAATATTCGGGGTCTTGGATTGACTGGCGGAGCACTCGACGTTGTTCTCAACGTGTACAATCCGAACGGGTTCGACCTCAACGCGACGCGACTGACCTATCGCCTGATGGTAGACGAGAAACAGCTCGGGAACGGTCAGCTCGATCGCGCCTTCCGCGTCCGTGACGGCGACTCCACCATGGTTACGATTCCAGTTGACTTCAGTTATTCGGGCCTTGGTGCCGCTGGCCGCCAACTGCTCAGCAGCGGGAGCGTGAACTACCGCGTGATCGGCGATGTCACTGTCGACACTCCGCTTGGCAGTTTTACCCACCCGTACGACCAGCGGGGCCGCTTCTCCAGCTT of Gemmatimonadaceae bacterium contains these proteins:
- a CDS encoding LEA type 2 family protein, producing the protein MKRRMVFALMAALVVGGCSTLGRGVFREPLVRFGSVNIRGLGLTGGALDVVLNVYNPNGFDLNATRLTYRLMVDEKQLGNGQLDRAFRVRDGDSTMVTIPVDFSYSGLGAAGRQLLSSGSVNYRVIGDVTVDTPLGSFTHPYDQRGRFSSFGNTSQSR